In Esox lucius isolate fEsoLuc1 chromosome 6, fEsoLuc1.pri, whole genome shotgun sequence, the following proteins share a genomic window:
- the zfp36l2 gene encoding mRNA decay activator protein ZFP36L2, translating to MRELLRQKTSEKEMSGTILSAFYDIDMLYKQDKSMNMNAMNHINSMLDKKAVGAPVQSSNSCSFAPGFLRRNSTSNMEAMTNNSNKYSNSYSNFKENTTSSTTAIMNKENKFRDRAYSENGDRSQQLQILQQKPGSQINSTRYKTELCRPFEENGACKYGEKCQFAHGYHELRNLSRHPKYKTEPCRTFHTIGFCPYGPRCHFIHNADERRPAPSNANMQGEPKSARELCGYGQMDVVPQQGGYTRDRPKLHHSLSFSGFSSHHGLESPLLESPTSRTPPPPSSSSSCSPNYYEDILSPNSMSCVNSAFNFPGQDLKDLLAPLAVHTQNCYGNNQFNGAYYGNIQANMCPPSPPSYNMSHLQSLRRLNESPVFDSPPSPPDSLSDRESYASGSLSSSGSLSGSESPSLDAGKRLPIFSRLSISDD from the exons ATGAGAGAGCTACTGCGACAGAAAACTTCCGAAAAAGAGATGTCTGGAACCATCTTGTCCGCTTTTTACGACATCGACATGCTTTACAAG CAAGATAAAAGCATGAACATGAACGCTATGAATCACATCAATAGCATGCTGGACAAGAAAGCGGTGGGGGCTCCAGTACAGAGCTCCAACAGTTGTTCTTTCGCGCCAGGATTTTTGCGTAGAAACTCAACCAGCAACATGGAAGCAATGACCAACAACAGTAACAAGTACTCCAACTCCTACAGtaattttaaagaaaacacaacaagCAGCACCACTGCCATTATGAACAAGGAAAACAAGTTCCGCGACCGGGCATATAGCGAGAACGGGGACCGTAGCCAGCAGCTCCAGATCCTACAGCAGAAACCGGGTTCTCAGATCAACTCTACCCGCTACAAGACCGAACTCTGCAGGCCTTTCGAAGAAAACGGAGCGTGCAAATACGGCGAGAAATGCCAGTTCGCGCACGGCTACCACGAGCTGAGAAATTTGTCTCGTCACCCCAAATACAAAACCGAGCCTTGTCGCACTTTCCACACTATTGGCTTCTGTCCATACGGTCCTCGCTGTCATTTTATCCACAACGCAGACGAGCGCAGACCGGCTCCAAGCAACGCAAACATGCAGGGGGAACCCAAGTCTGCTCGGGAGCTCTGCGGCTATGGTCAAATGGATGTTGTTCCGCAGCAAGGTGGGTACACCCGGGACAGACCAAAGCTCCACCACAGCCTGAGTTTTTCTGGCTTTTCCAGCCACCACGGACTTGAGTCACCACTGCTCGAGAGCCCCACGTCGCGcaccccaccacccccctcctccagctcctcttgCTCTCCCAACTATTACGAGGACATACTGTCTCCCAACTCCATGTCCTGTGTGAACAGTGCATTCAATTTTCCTGGGCAGGACCTGAAAGACTTACTTGCTCCCCTGGCCGTGCATACTCAAAACTGCTATGGCAATAACCAGTTCAACGGTGCCTACTACGGGAACATTCAAGCCAATATGTGCCCTCCTTCTCCCCCATCATACAACATGAGCCACTTGCAGTCCCTGCGCCGCCTCAACGAGTCGCCGGTGTTCGACTCACCTCCTAGCCCGCCCGACTCCCTCTCAGACCGGGAAAGCTATGCGAGCGGGTCCCTCAGCTCTTCAGGGAGCCTCAGCGGCTCCGAGTCTCCAAGTTTGGATGCTGGGAAACGTTTGCCAATCTTCAGCAGGCTGTCGATTTCAGATGACTAA